From a region of the Eulemur rufifrons isolate Redbay chromosome 7, OSU_ERuf_1, whole genome shotgun sequence genome:
- the LOC138387401 gene encoding olfactory receptor 13C7-like codes for MGRSNETFSMMGFILLGLSAHPKLEKTFFVLILLMYLVVLLGNGVLIPVTILDSRLHTPMYFFLGNLSFLDICYTTSSVSLILDSFLTPRKTISFSACTVQMFLSFAMGATECVLLSMMAFDRYAAICNPLRYPVVMSKAVYVSMAAGSWAAGITNSVVQTSQAMRLPFCGDNVINHFTCEILAVLKLACADISINVISMVVANMIFLAIPVLFISVSYVFIIATILRIPSAEGRKKAFSTCSAHLTVVVIFYGTILFMYGKPKSKDPLGADKQDLADKLISLFYGVVTPMVNPVIYSLRNKDVKAAVRHLVFQKHLTE; via the coding sequence ATGGGCAGATCCAATGAGACCTTTTCGATGATGGGGTTTATTCTTCTGGGACTTTCAGCCCATCCAAAGCTGGAGAAGACATTCTTTGTGCTCATCCTGCTGATGTACCTGGTGGTCCTGCTGGGCAATGGGGTCCTCATCCCGGTGACCATCCTTGACTCCCGCCTGCACAcacccatgtacttcttcctgggGAACCTCTCCTTCCTGGACATCTGCTACACAACCTCCTCAGTCTCCCTCATCCTTGACAGCTTTCTGACCCCCAGGAAAACCATCTCTTTCTCAGCCTGTACAGTACAGATGTTCCTTTCCTTTGCCATGGGAGCAACAGAGTGTGTGCTCCTGAGCATGATGGCGTTTGATCGCTATGCGGCCATCTGCAACCCCTTACGATATCCTGTGGTCATGAGCAAGGCTGTCTATGTGTCCATGGCTGCCGGCTCCTGGGCAGCTGGTATCACCAACTCTGTAGTACAGACATCCCAGGCAATGCGGCTGCCCTTCTGTGGGGACAACGTCATCAACCACTTCACCTGTGAGATCCTGGCTGTCCTGAAGTTGGCCTGTGCTGACATCTCCATCAACGTGATCAGCATGGTTGTGGCCAACATGATCTTCCTTGCAATCCCAGTCctgttcatctctgtctcctacGTCTTCATCATTGCCACCATCCTGAGGATCCCCTCAGCTGAGGGGAGGAAaaaggccttctccacctgctctGCCCACCTCACAGTCGTGGTCATTTTCTACGGGACCATCCTCTTCATGTACGGGAAGCCCAAGTCTAAGGACCCACTGGGGGCAGACAAGCAGGACCTTGCAGACAAGCTCATCTCCCTCTTCTATGGGGTGGTGACCCCCATGGTGAACCCTgtcatctacagcctgaggaacaagGATGTGAAGGCTGCCGTGAGGCACCTGGTATTTCAGAAACACCTAACTGAGTGA